The Elusimicrobiota bacterium genome includes a region encoding these proteins:
- the ychF gene encoding Ribosome-binding ATPase YchF, with translation MEIGIVGLPNVGKSSLFNALTSAGVASENFPFTTIEPNVGVVPVKDPRLDHLQKIYSAPKKIQAAIRFVDIAGLVPGASKGEGRGNDFLDDIRGCDAIAQVVRCFDDANVINVLGDLDPKKDAEVISSELLLADLGQVEKGMAKVHGQAKSGQEEAKKTYDFLDKIRKNLEDGVPVRRQNLAPESMKDLNLLTSKPVLYIANVNERTPASVVDIVKNFAAKEGGQVVEINNKLEADVMMLPEEERPAFREELGIKESGLDALAKAGQRLLNLITFFAAGPKEVHAWHISKGLPVTRAAGKIHSDLERGFIRAEVFSYDDLAACGSEAELRAKGKIRMEGKDYLTQDGDILHIHFKV, from the coding sequence GTGGAAATAGGAATTGTGGGATTGCCGAACGTTGGGAAATCGTCGCTTTTTAATGCATTGACCTCAGCTGGCGTGGCCTCTGAAAACTTCCCCTTCACAACCATAGAACCCAATGTAGGGGTTGTTCCGGTGAAGGATCCCCGCTTGGATCATTTGCAAAAAATATATTCGGCTCCCAAGAAAATTCAGGCCGCCATCCGATTTGTGGATATCGCGGGATTGGTCCCCGGCGCGAGCAAAGGAGAAGGGCGTGGAAATGATTTTTTAGACGACATTCGCGGTTGTGACGCGATCGCTCAAGTGGTGCGATGTTTTGATGACGCGAATGTGATCAACGTTTTGGGAGATTTGGACCCCAAAAAAGATGCGGAGGTGATCTCCTCAGAACTTTTGTTGGCTGATTTGGGACAGGTTGAAAAAGGAATGGCCAAGGTTCACGGGCAAGCCAAGTCGGGTCAAGAAGAGGCCAAAAAAACCTATGACTTTTTGGACAAGATCCGAAAGAACCTTGAAGACGGGGTGCCGGTTCGTCGTCAGAACCTCGCTCCAGAATCTATGAAAGATTTGAATTTGCTGACCTCGAAACCAGTTCTCTATATTGCCAATGTGAATGAGCGCACACCGGCATCCGTCGTGGATATCGTCAAAAACTTCGCCGCCAAAGAAGGGGGGCAAGTGGTGGAGATCAACAACAAACTCGAAGCCGATGTGATGATGCTCCCGGAAGAAGAGAGGCCCGCGTTTCGCGAAGAGTTGGGAATCAAAGAGTCGGGTTTGGATGCATTGGCCAAAGCGGGGCAGAGGCTTTTAAATCTCATCACTTTTTTTGCTGCAGGTCCCAAAGAGGTTCACGCTTGGCATATCTCCAAAGGGCTTCCGGTCACGCGCGCGGCCGGGAAGATTCACTCGGACTTGGAAAGAGGGTTCATTCGCGCTGAAGTTTTTTCTTATGACGATCTTGCGGCCTGTGGCTCAGAAGCGGAGCTTCGCGCCAAAGGCAAGATTCGAATGGAAGGGAAAGATTATCTCACTCAGGACGGGGATATTCTCCACATCCACTTTAAAGTCTAA
- the proB gene encoding Glutamate 5-kinase, whose product MRLVIKTGSATLSKKNGGLDAKAIGRIAKQLAYAHKRGHDVIVVSSGAIAAGVGRLKLKERPKELQAKQATAAVGQVALMHEYEKALSKYGIIPAQLLLTREDLMNRKRYTNVRHTLLHLLSHRTMPIINENDSVSTDEIQFGDNDSLSSIVAVKVRADKLILLSDVPGLFEQDSRGRLTNRVIPLVKRVTASMEKKADINSGSKLSVGGIKTKLAAAKRATSSGIETWIASGTAPDTIEKILNDVTGAGTRFLARLS is encoded by the coding sequence ATGAGACTTGTCATTAAAACAGGCTCAGCCACGCTTTCAAAAAAGAATGGCGGCTTGGATGCAAAAGCCATCGGTCGAATCGCCAAACAATTGGCCTATGCCCACAAGCGCGGACACGACGTCATCGTGGTCAGTTCCGGCGCCATTGCCGCTGGTGTGGGTCGATTAAAACTCAAAGAACGACCGAAAGAACTACAAGCCAAACAGGCCACGGCGGCGGTGGGACAAGTAGCGCTGATGCATGAGTATGAAAAGGCGCTCTCCAAATACGGCATTATTCCCGCGCAATTGCTTCTGACGAGAGAAGACCTGATGAACCGGAAGCGGTATACGAATGTTCGGCACACCTTGCTCCATTTGTTGTCTCACCGGACGATGCCCATTATCAATGAAAATGACTCTGTGTCGACCGATGAAATCCAATTTGGTGATAATGATTCCCTTTCCTCTATTGTCGCTGTTAAGGTTCGGGCCGACAAACTCATTTTGTTGTCTGATGTTCCCGGTCTTTTCGAGCAGGACAGCAGAGGCCGCCTGACGAACCGTGTGATTCCCCTTGTTAAACGGGTCACGGCGTCCATGGAAAAAAAAGCCGACATAAATTCCGGATCCAAATTATCGGTGGGTGGGATCAAAACAAAGCTGGCCGCGGCCAAAAGGGCCACATCTTCCGGAATCGAAACTTGGATCGCCTCCGGGACCGCACCCGACACGATTGAAAAAATTCTCAACGATGTGACCGGGGCTGGAACTCGGTTTCTCGCCCGCCTGTCTTAA
- the obg gene encoding GTPase Obg — MFIDKATIHIQAGSGGDGSAAFRREKFIPKGGPNGGDGGRGGDVYLLSTSRLRTLLDFVRKPSYVAPSGLPGSGYLKSGQSGDDLILEVPCGTSVYKGNTLIADLLNPEERLLVAKAGRGGRGNVHFKNSVRQAPRIAEKGEPGEKIELTLRLKVIADVGLIGMPNAGKSTLLSRLTRANPKIASYPFTTLYPNLGVAIYHNREIVFADIPGLIEGSHTGKGLGHEFLAHIERTRVLVHVVDPLGFGDKDAKANIKIINNELKTYSKTLAKKKQIIVINKQDLSEGKKVFKDIKRSFKAQTVLAVSGVTGEGIADLLAQVAKLLDSIPHEKVNVAPQAVHVNLEPDFWVEKTPEGLYCVKGKKVERLVAMTNFKLPEAVVRTQNILKKIGVERELLSVGAKSGDGVKILDFEFDFKPEIGFQNPPPRRPPRR, encoded by the coding sequence ATGTTCATCGATAAAGCCACTATTCATATTCAAGCCGGAAGCGGAGGAGACGGAAGCGCAGCTTTTCGTCGTGAGAAATTTATTCCCAAAGGCGGACCCAATGGCGGAGACGGTGGTCGCGGTGGAGATGTTTATTTACTTTCGACGTCTCGTCTTCGGACTCTTCTCGACTTTGTTCGCAAACCTTCCTACGTGGCTCCCAGCGGCCTTCCTGGTTCAGGGTATCTCAAATCTGGCCAAAGTGGAGACGATTTAATCCTCGAAGTTCCTTGTGGTACCTCGGTTTACAAAGGGAATACCCTGATTGCCGATCTTTTAAATCCCGAGGAGCGTTTGTTGGTGGCCAAAGCGGGTCGTGGAGGTCGCGGCAATGTGCACTTTAAAAACAGCGTTCGACAGGCACCGCGAATTGCCGAAAAAGGAGAACCCGGAGAAAAGATTGAATTAACACTCCGTCTTAAAGTCATCGCGGATGTGGGGCTTATTGGAATGCCAAATGCGGGAAAATCCACTTTGTTATCGAGACTGACGCGAGCGAACCCAAAAATTGCGTCTTATCCATTCACCACACTGTACCCCAATTTGGGAGTGGCCATTTACCACAACCGTGAAATTGTATTTGCTGATATTCCCGGATTAATTGAAGGGTCTCATACAGGCAAAGGGTTGGGACATGAGTTTTTGGCCCATATTGAAAGAACCCGCGTGTTGGTTCATGTGGTGGACCCTCTCGGCTTTGGAGACAAAGACGCCAAAGCGAATATTAAAATCATCAACAACGAGCTCAAAACTTACTCGAAAACCTTGGCCAAGAAAAAACAAATTATTGTCATTAACAAGCAAGATTTGTCGGAAGGAAAAAAAGTTTTTAAAGACATCAAACGCTCTTTCAAAGCACAGACAGTTTTGGCGGTATCAGGTGTGACCGGAGAGGGAATAGCAGATCTGCTGGCCCAGGTGGCGAAATTGCTTGACTCCATCCCCCATGAAAAGGTGAATGTGGCGCCTCAAGCGGTGCATGTGAATTTAGAACCCGATTTTTGGGTGGAGAAAACACCGGAAGGTCTTTACTGCGTAAAAGGAAAAAAAGTGGAAAGATTGGTGGCGATGACCAATTTTAAACTTCCTGAGGCCGTCGTTCGAACGCAAAATATTCTGAAAAAGATTGGCGTTGAGAGAGAGTTGCTGTCGGTGGGAGCCAAATCAGGTGATGGAGTGAAGATTTTAGATTTCGAATTTGATTTCAAACCGGAGATCGGTTTCCAAAACCCGCCTCCGCGTCGCCCCCCCCGTCGATGA
- the rpmA gene encoding 50S ribosomal protein L27 — protein sequence MAHTKSQGSTTNGRDSAGQRLGVKRYGSQFVNAGEVLVRQNGTHFHPGFNVGIGSNDTLFARVSGIVKFEWMSKTPGRWGGRQRISVYPAASAASAKK from the coding sequence ATGGCACACACAAAATCACAAGGATCCACAACCAACGGACGCGACTCTGCCGGTCAACGTCTTGGAGTTAAACGATATGGCAGTCAATTTGTAAACGCTGGAGAAGTTTTGGTTCGACAAAACGGAACCCACTTTCATCCTGGTTTTAATGTGGGAATTGGAAGTAACGATACCTTGTTCGCGCGGGTATCAGGCATTGTTAAGTTTGAATGGATGAGCAAAACCCCGGGTCGCTGGGGGGGACGCCAACGTATCAGCGTTTACCCGGCGGCTTCAGCCGCATCCGCGAAAAAGTAA
- the rplU gene encoding 50S ribosomal protein L21 produces the protein MNSYVIVKTGGKQYRVAEGETLKVEKLDAKEGQEVKLDDVLFARTQEKSIAGKPKIAGASVTAEVIRQLRAPKILVYKERQKKVYKKTQGHRQWLTELRIKHISLP, from the coding sequence ATGAATTCCTATGTTATTGTCAAAACCGGCGGTAAACAATACCGCGTCGCCGAGGGTGAAACACTCAAGGTGGAAAAATTAGATGCGAAAGAGGGTCAAGAAGTAAAGCTCGACGATGTTCTTTTTGCGCGCACCCAAGAGAAATCTATTGCGGGAAAGCCAAAAATTGCTGGCGCCAGCGTGACGGCCGAGGTAATTCGTCAGCTCCGGGCTCCCAAAATTTTGGTCTACAAAGAACGCCAAAAAAAGGTGTACAAGAAAACCCAAGGTCATCGTCAATGGTTGACCGAACTTCGCATCAAACATATTTCTCTCCCCTAA
- the rng gene encoding Ribonuclease G: MKPVKKQILTNTTPDETRVAIIENNQLAEYFIDRHMGGNDKVVGNIYQGKVENVLPGISSAFIDVGQEKNAYLYISDVLSANNERDIGKILKKGETILVQVAKEAIGTKGMKVTMDISLPGRFLILMPLSEHVGVSRQVEENSERDRLKKIVESFNPPGGVIVRTEAEGVDERALRREMKYLTRLWETIKKRQEKVNKGLIHKELGLTFQVVRDILSEDVEAFLLDNRQEFEDVKGFVEMLAPELSDRVRLYEGRTPIFTSFNVDEELQKLRNSRIDLPSGGYLVLQEAESLCAIDVNTGKFTGKNSQEETVTMTNIEAAIEVARQLRLRNIGGIIVIDFIDMKKRRNRDKVVESLAQATGGDHAKIKILPITRLGLVEMTRERRRESLQSMTCEMCVECSGSGWVLSRDSLFLKIRKEILEMTQGRPDGRLKIYLVPPVADYFRENKERMEKQVGRSIEVYNDEALPWEHYRIMLE, encoded by the coding sequence ATGAAACCAGTAAAGAAACAAATTCTTACCAACACGACACCCGATGAAACGCGAGTGGCAATTATTGAAAACAATCAATTGGCCGAATATTTTATTGATCGGCATATGGGTGGAAACGATAAGGTGGTGGGGAATATATATCAAGGAAAGGTTGAAAATGTATTGCCGGGAATTTCATCGGCGTTTATCGATGTGGGACAAGAAAAAAATGCCTATCTCTATATCTCAGATGTTTTATCGGCCAACAACGAGCGAGATATCGGAAAAATTTTAAAGAAAGGAGAAACCATTCTGGTGCAGGTGGCCAAAGAAGCCATCGGTACCAAAGGCATGAAAGTGACCATGGATATATCGCTTCCAGGGCGCTTTTTGATCTTGATGCCTTTGTCGGAACATGTTGGAGTATCGCGGCAAGTGGAGGAAAACTCCGAGCGGGACCGCCTCAAGAAAATAGTGGAATCTTTTAATCCGCCAGGCGGAGTGATTGTTAGAACAGAAGCCGAAGGTGTGGACGAACGCGCGTTACGCCGGGAAATGAAATATTTAACCCGATTATGGGAAACCATTAAAAAACGGCAAGAAAAAGTTAACAAAGGCCTTATTCACAAAGAATTGGGTCTCACGTTTCAAGTGGTGAGAGATATTCTTTCTGAAGATGTGGAAGCGTTTCTTTTGGACAATCGACAGGAATTCGAAGATGTGAAAGGATTTGTGGAAATGTTGGCTCCCGAGTTATCGGACCGGGTTCGGCTTTATGAAGGACGAACACCCATTTTCACCTCCTTTAACGTGGATGAAGAACTTCAAAAATTGCGCAATTCCAGAATCGATTTGCCCTCCGGCGGTTATTTGGTTCTCCAGGAGGCTGAGTCGCTTTGTGCGATCGATGTGAATACCGGAAAGTTTACCGGGAAGAATTCACAAGAAGAGACAGTGACCATGACCAATATTGAAGCGGCCATTGAGGTGGCACGTCAGTTAAGGCTTCGCAACATCGGTGGCATTATTGTGATCGATTTTATCGACATGAAAAAGCGGAGAAATCGAGATAAGGTGGTGGAATCTTTGGCCCAAGCCACAGGCGGAGACCATGCGAAAATTAAAATTTTGCCCATTACCCGTTTGGGTTTGGTCGAGATGACCCGAGAACGGCGACGAGAATCGCTTCAATCAATGACGTGTGAGATGTGTGTGGAGTGTTCGGGCAGTGGATGGGTGCTATCGCGAGATTCCTTGTTTCTCAAGATTCGAAAAGAGATCCTTGAAATGACTCAAGGCCGGCCGGATGGACGTTTAAAAATTTACCTCGTTCCCCCCGTGGCAGATTACTTTCGCGAAAATAAGGAACGTATGGAGAAACAAGTGGGACGTTCCATTGAGGTTTATAATGATGAAGCGCTTCCCTGGGAGCATTATCGCATCATGCTTGAGTAA
- the ftsW_2 gene encoding putative lipid II flippase FtsW gives MNTRTYGSPGQHVSLFSRGFHIDFVLLFSVLVTVVVGLLTIYSTEVSGGSGYVLRQLTAAAVGFVGLVLLTLLPYQIFRTYVRPLYVVMILVLIGVLIFGSNLRGTRGWFNLGPIYIQSSEIAKPLFVLTLAGYLDQRIQWHTPKSLVVPFVIAFFPIALIIIQPDFSSSLVFIPVAFVMFFVAGARALHLLALSLVGVLAVGIPLASTYFTLLGESLKKAPVLYFFALAFKGGWPGVWMFLGICAALISVWWFLRKMRVFIPSLYLWVTLTLILTGIVGAMATNRVIKVYQRKRLVAFVNPSLDPLGGGYNVRQSQISIGSGRIIGKGYGKGTQSRLGFLPSRHTDFIFSVIGEELGFVRAVVILAFYFLIVWRGFEISLVARDRFGGMVAAGFATMFAFYALLNLGMTMGLAPVAGVPLPLVSYGGSSMVSSMLAVGLLLSIHWRRYML, from the coding sequence ATGAACACGCGGACCTATGGATCTCCTGGTCAACATGTTTCTCTCTTTTCGCGGGGGTTTCATATCGATTTTGTTTTGCTCTTTTCAGTTCTTGTGACGGTTGTCGTTGGCCTTCTCACCATATATTCCACAGAAGTAAGTGGAGGGAGTGGTTATGTGTTGCGACAATTGACGGCGGCAGCCGTGGGTTTTGTGGGACTGGTGTTGCTTACGCTTTTGCCCTATCAAATTTTTCGGACCTATGTTCGGCCCCTTTATGTCGTCATGATTTTGGTTTTGATCGGAGTTCTCATTTTTGGTTCCAATCTGCGTGGGACGCGAGGTTGGTTTAATTTGGGCCCCATCTATATCCAATCCTCAGAAATTGCAAAACCGCTTTTTGTCTTAACCCTCGCTGGATATTTGGATCAACGCATACAGTGGCATACCCCCAAATCTTTGGTGGTTCCCTTTGTCATCGCTTTTTTCCCCATTGCCCTCATTATTATTCAACCCGATTTTTCCTCCAGTCTTGTTTTTATTCCGGTGGCTTTTGTGATGTTTTTTGTGGCTGGGGCGCGGGCCCTGCATTTACTTGCGTTAAGCCTGGTGGGGGTTTTGGCTGTCGGTATTCCGTTGGCTTCCACTTATTTCACTCTGCTTGGAGAATCTCTCAAAAAAGCGCCTGTGTTGTATTTTTTCGCGCTGGCTTTTAAGGGCGGATGGCCGGGGGTGTGGATGTTTTTGGGAATATGTGCCGCGCTTATTTCTGTGTGGTGGTTCCTTAGAAAAATGCGCGTTTTTATCCCTTCACTTTACCTGTGGGTTACGCTCACGTTAATTCTGACAGGAATTGTGGGGGCCATGGCCACCAATCGGGTGATTAAGGTGTATCAGAGAAAACGGTTGGTGGCCTTTGTAAACCCTTCTCTTGATCCGTTGGGGGGAGGATACAACGTTCGACAATCACAAATCTCAATAGGCTCAGGGCGAATCATCGGTAAAGGTTATGGAAAAGGAACCCAGTCACGGCTGGGTTTTTTACCGAGTCGGCATACGGATTTTATTTTCAGCGTGATTGGAGAAGAACTCGGTTTCGTCAGAGCGGTGGTTATTTTGGCGTTTTATTTTCTCATTGTGTGGCGCGGTTTTGAAATTTCTTTGGTGGCGCGAGACCGGTTTGGTGGAATGGTGGCAGCTGGCTTTGCCACGATGTTCGCCTTTTATGCTCTTTTGAATCTCGGCATGACCATGGGTTTGGCGCCGGTGGCGGGTGTCCCTTTACCCCTCGTGTCGTATGGGGGATCTTCCATGGTGAGTTCCATGTTGGCTGTTGGACTCCTGTTGTCCATTCATTGGCGGAGGTACATGCTCTAA
- the mrdA gene encoding Peptidoglycan D,D-transpeptidase MrdA, giving the protein MWVGGNTDTFSEKRFRSRVRLASIFFAAGYLIILVRLFQLQVVRGGTFAQLSESNRTQVIYLRAPRGDFFDRKGRVFVTNQPTWSVVYSVPEKSTLGRNEVEETLRPFLTPFPSVWIKRLQKAFDSKQMVRLVENVPSQVAFLMREMELLLPGLRVVMEFRRGYPVGLFAPHLIGYLGEVGERELKGSLKSGDLIGKMGLERIQDDKLRGHDGGMMIEVDSFGRLKQIIKELPYQKGSDVHLTLDLDVQRVAEEELSKSTTKRGAAVVVDVHTGAILAWASAPSFDPTGSMVEHLKDPHSPFLDRVFKGAYPPGSTYKIVTAIAGFEQNAIRTSERVNCVGFVTLPDGKGGEKKYKCWKRHGSVDYWQAMAESCDTYFYYLGQKLGSKAISDMSLQFGFGQAVQDNMVGENKGVTPNPTWKRKMGLGGWSTGDTYNMAIGQGFVTATPLQIAAMMMALATHGAIYRPYALDRIVDINGQVITQGTPLLWKSVQLRESTWEAIDRSLERVVTQGTGVATQISHLDVHGKTGTAQNPHGDDHAWFAGYAGYKDEQPSVALCVLIENGGHGGSVAGPVVRRLLETALPPKPAEVKMP; this is encoded by the coding sequence ATGTGGGTGGGCGGAAATACCGACACATTTTCAGAAAAACGATTTCGAAGCCGGGTCCGATTGGCCAGCATTTTTTTCGCCGCCGGCTATTTGATTATTTTGGTCCGGTTGTTCCAGTTACAGGTGGTCAGAGGAGGGACTTTTGCCCAACTCTCAGAATCCAATCGGACGCAAGTCATATATCTGAGAGCACCTCGTGGAGATTTTTTCGACCGTAAGGGCAGGGTTTTTGTCACCAATCAGCCCACTTGGTCTGTGGTGTATTCGGTTCCGGAAAAATCCACTCTCGGTCGAAATGAAGTGGAAGAAACCCTTCGTCCGTTTTTAACTCCTTTTCCTTCTGTTTGGATAAAACGTCTCCAGAAAGCTTTTGACTCCAAACAGATGGTGCGATTGGTTGAAAATGTGCCTTCCCAAGTGGCTTTTCTCATGAGGGAAATGGAGTTGTTACTTCCGGGTTTGCGTGTCGTGATGGAGTTTCGTCGAGGTTATCCTGTGGGATTATTTGCTCCTCACCTCATAGGATATTTGGGAGAAGTGGGAGAACGTGAATTGAAGGGATCTTTGAAATCCGGGGATTTGATCGGAAAAATGGGCCTTGAACGCATCCAAGACGACAAGTTGCGCGGTCATGATGGGGGCATGATGATCGAAGTGGATTCTTTTGGACGTCTGAAACAGATCATTAAAGAGCTTCCCTATCAAAAAGGAAGCGACGTCCATTTAACATTGGATTTGGATGTTCAACGTGTGGCTGAGGAAGAGTTGTCTAAATCAACCACCAAGCGCGGAGCGGCTGTGGTGGTGGATGTCCATACCGGAGCCATTCTGGCGTGGGCCAGTGCCCCCTCTTTTGATCCCACCGGATCCATGGTGGAGCATCTTAAAGATCCGCATTCTCCTTTTTTGGATCGCGTTTTTAAGGGAGCCTATCCTCCCGGTTCAACGTACAAGATCGTTACGGCAATTGCCGGGTTTGAGCAAAACGCAATTCGCACTTCCGAGCGAGTGAATTGCGTCGGATTTGTCACATTACCGGACGGCAAAGGTGGGGAAAAAAAATACAAGTGTTGGAAACGTCATGGTTCAGTGGATTATTGGCAAGCCATGGCCGAATCTTGCGATACCTATTTTTATTATTTGGGACAAAAATTGGGGTCCAAGGCGATCAGTGACATGTCTCTTCAATTTGGGTTTGGTCAAGCGGTTCAAGACAACATGGTGGGTGAAAATAAAGGGGTGACTCCCAACCCCACTTGGAAAAGGAAAATGGGATTGGGCGGGTGGTCCACGGGAGATACCTATAACATGGCCATCGGGCAGGGTTTTGTGACTGCCACGCCGCTCCAAATCGCCGCAATGATGATGGCATTGGCCACTCACGGGGCGATTTATCGACCCTACGCTTTGGACCGTATTGTTGACATAAATGGACAGGTCATAACCCAAGGCACACCATTGCTTTGGAAATCAGTTCAGCTGAGAGAATCAACATGGGAGGCCATCGATCGTTCACTTGAACGTGTTGTAACCCAAGGAACTGGAGTGGCCACCCAGATTTCACATCTGGACGTTCATGGGAAAACCGGCACAGCCCAGAATCCTCATGGAGATGATCATGCTTGGTTTGCCGGATACGCCGGGTACAAAGATGAACAACCTTCTGTGGCTTTGTGTGTGTTGATTGAAAATGGCGGACATGGCGGGTCGGTGGCAGGGCCAGTGGTGCGGCGATTATTGGAAACGGCGCTTCCTCCCAAACCAGCCGAAGTAAAAATGCCATGA
- the mbl gene encoding MreB-like protein, which translates to MFNYILGLFSNDMGIDLGTANTLVYVKGQGIVLREPSVVAIDRTTREVLAFGAEAKRMLGKTPANIQAVRPLRNGVIADFEVTQAMIKYFIRKVHNRRSLLHPRIVIGIPSGITEVEKRAVREAAEQAGARQIELLEEPMAAAIGSDLPISEPHGNMIVDIGGGTTEVAVISLSGMVVSKSIDVAGDEMDEAVMQYFRRKYNLVIGESTAEQVKIRIGSVFPLPEEESMEVKGRDQVTGLPRTITVTSEEIRQALSEPVKLIVDTVKEALEETPPELSADLVDRGIMMAGGGALLRGFPDLLAQETDLPVHVAADPLSAVTIGCGRYLEELDNIKRHRVMLSPQR; encoded by the coding sequence ATGTTTAATTACATTTTAGGACTCTTTTCCAACGACATGGGTATTGACCTCGGCACCGCGAATACGTTGGTGTATGTAAAGGGTCAAGGAATTGTGCTTCGCGAACCCAGTGTGGTGGCCATTGATCGAACCACAAGGGAAGTTTTGGCGTTTGGAGCCGAGGCCAAACGTATGCTCGGGAAAACGCCTGCCAATATTCAAGCGGTTCGCCCTCTTCGAAATGGGGTGATTGCTGATTTTGAAGTTACTCAAGCGATGATCAAGTATTTTATTCGCAAAGTACACAACCGACGAAGTTTACTCCATCCTCGAATTGTGATTGGAATTCCCTCTGGTATAACTGAAGTTGAAAAACGTGCTGTCCGCGAAGCGGCTGAACAGGCTGGGGCTCGCCAAATTGAACTTCTAGAGGAGCCCATGGCGGCGGCAATTGGTTCCGATTTGCCCATCTCCGAACCTCATGGAAACATGATCGTTGATATCGGCGGCGGCACCACAGAAGTGGCAGTGATTTCCCTTTCGGGAATGGTTGTATCAAAATCCATTGATGTGGCTGGCGATGAAATGGATGAAGCGGTCATGCAATATTTCAGGCGGAAATACAATTTGGTGATTGGAGAATCGACCGCTGAGCAGGTAAAAATTCGTATTGGAAGCGTTTTCCCATTACCCGAAGAAGAGTCCATGGAAGTCAAAGGGCGCGACCAAGTGACTGGCCTTCCTCGAACCATCACGGTCACATCCGAAGAGATCCGTCAGGCTCTCTCTGAACCCGTTAAGTTGATTGTTGATACTGTTAAAGAAGCCTTGGAAGAAACCCCTCCGGAGCTTTCCGCCGATTTGGTCGATCGGGGGATTATGATGGCGGGAGGCGGCGCTTTGCTTCGGGGGTTCCCAGATTTGCTTGCGCAGGAGACGGATCTACCGGTCCATGTGGCCGCCGATCCATTGTCGGCAGTGACAATTGGATGCGGACGTTATCTTGAAGAACTCGACAACATAAAAAGACATAGGGTTATGTTGTCGCCGCAGCGCTAA
- the rplQ gene encoding 50S ribosomal protein L17: MAKTGAGRKLGRKTGFRFAMLRSLATDLIRYEQIQTTFPKAKECSRMTERLISVAKKGDMNARRTVARDIQDGEVTKKLFDVLATRYSTRVGGFTKVYRLQNRQGDNAQMALIKLIA; this comes from the coding sequence ATGGCTAAAACAGGAGCCGGTCGAAAACTGGGGCGAAAAACGGGGTTTCGTTTTGCGATGCTTCGAAGTCTCGCCACAGATCTGATTCGATACGAACAAATCCAAACCACTTTCCCCAAAGCCAAAGAATGTTCTCGCATGACGGAGCGTTTAATTTCTGTCGCCAAGAAAGGTGATATGAATGCGCGTCGCACAGTGGCGAGAGACATTCAGGATGGAGAAGTGACGAAAAAATTATTTGATGTCTTGGCCACCCGCTACTCCACTCGCGTGGGCGGGTTCACCAAGGTTTATCGGTTGCAGAACCGTCAGGGCGATAACGCTCAGATGGCTCTTATTAAATTAATTGCCTGA